TTATTCCCGCCGGTACTGGCCTTGCATATCACAATACGCGCCGCAAGCAGAAGCTGGGGATGGATATGGGTGAGAATATACTGGTCGATGAAACGCCAGTGGAAGCCCAGGATGATGAACAACCTGCTTGACAGCGGGGTATTAACTCAATAAAATTCTCAGTCTTTTTACATCCGGGTAATTTCTCGGGCGCAGGATTGAATTAAGGGACGGCTCTGCCGTCCCGTCATTTTTATTTTAGGAATTTAACGCATGCCAACCATCAACCAATTAGTGCGCAAGCCGCGCGCCCTGCAGAAAGAAAAGAGCAAGGTGCCCGCGTTGGAGAGCTGCCCGCAGCGTCGCGGTGTATGCACTCGTGTTTACACCACCACGCCAAAGAAGCCAAACTCCGCTCTGCGTAAGGTTGCCAAGGTGCGCCTGACGAATGGCTTCGAAGTCATTAGTTATATCGGTGGTGAAGGCCACAACCTGCAGGAGCACTCGGTTGTGCTGATTCGCGGTGGCCGTGTTAAAGACTTGCCCGGTGTTCGTTACCACACCGTGCGAGGTAGCCTCGATACGGCTGGAGTGAAAGATCGTAAACAAAGCCGTTCCAAGTACGGTGCCAAGCGCCCTAAAGCCGCTTAATTGATTGAGGTTTAGAAAATGCCAAGACGTAGAGAAGTCCCCAAGCGTGAAGTTCTTCCTGATCCAAAATTCAACAATCAGGAGTTGACGAAATTTGTTAACGTTCTGATGATTCAGGGCAAGAAAGCT
The sequence above is drawn from the Sulfuricella sp. genome and encodes:
- the rpsL gene encoding 30S ribosomal protein S12 encodes the protein MPTINQLVRKPRALQKEKSKVPALESCPQRRGVCTRVYTTTPKKPNSALRKVAKVRLTNGFEVISYIGGEGHNLQEHSVVLIRGGRVKDLPGVRYHTVRGSLDTAGVKDRKQSRSKYGAKRPKAA